The Anaerolineae bacterium genome segment GCCCAATATTACCTGGCCGCCAGCTATGCCGGCGTCGGCAAAACCGCACAGGCGGACCAGACCTACCGCACGCTGATCAGCAAATACCCGGACAGCCGCTGGGCCGGCGAGGCATGGCTGCGGCGCGCCGAGCTGGCGGCGAAAAATGGAGACCTGGACGGCGCGCTGAGCCTGTACGCCCGCTTCGCCCGCTCCTTCCCCAAGCATTCCCTGGCACCGCAGGCGCTCTTTGCCCGCGCCGAACTGCTGGAGCAGGCCGGCCGGCTGAAAGAGGCCGCCGCGGCGTACGTGGAGATGGCGCGCGCTTATCCGGGACATGCCTCCAGCGCCGAGGCATGGCACCGTGCCGCCCTGTGCGCGTATCGCCTGGGGGATTACGCCGGCGCCGCCGAAAGCTGGGAAACGCTCCTGGGATCCGCCCCGCAAAACGCACCAGCGCGCGAGGCGCAGTTCTGGGCCGGCAAAAGCCTCCTCATCCTGGGCCGGCTGGAACAGGCCGTACCGTATCTCCAGACGGTCGCACAAGGTGACCCGCTGGATTATTACGGCCAGCGCGCCCTGGCCCTCCTGCGAGCCATCGGGCAAGAGGCCTCTCCGCCGGCGCGCGATCCGGCCGCCGAGCCCGACATCTGGCAGTGGCTCCGCGCCTGGAACGGCCAGACCATCTCCCCGGAGGCACTGGCGCAGGAGCTGACGGGGGAGCCGGCCTTCCTGCGCGCCCAGGAGTTGTGGAACATCGGCATGGGAGAGGCGGCCAACGCTGAGATGGACCTCATCCGCCAGGCCTATGCGGACAAGCCCGCGCACCTGCTCCAATTGGCTCTGCTGTTCCAGGACATGGGAGCGCATCGGCAGTCCATCCTGGCCGCCCAGCGCGTCATCGCCCTTTCCGGCCAGCCGCTGAGCGCGGTGCCCCTCGCGCTGGGCCGGCTGGCATACCCCGACTATTTCCAGGAGCTGGTCGAAGAGGAAGCGAGAGCGCGCTCCCTCGATCCCCTGCTCTTGTACGCCATCATCCGCCAGGAGAGCCTGTTCGACGACCAGGCGCAGTCCTGGGCCGCCGCGCACGGCCTGATGCAGATTATCCCCGACACCGGCGAATGGATCGCGCTCCAGTTGGGCTGGCGCCCATTCTCCACCGGCGACCTCTATCGGCCGTACATCAACATCAAGTTCGGCGCCTTTTACATCCAGCAACAGTTGGAAAGCTTCGGGGGAGATTTGCTGAGCGCGCTGGCCGGCTACAACGCCGGCCCCGGCAACGCCCGCCGCTGGCGGCAGATCGCCGGCGACAGCGATCCCGATCTCTTCTACGCCCTGGTGGATATCGCCGAAACGCGCCTCTATCTCGAACGGGTCATGGCCCATTACGCCGCGTATCGGCTCCTGTACGCCCCATAAAAACGTATCCCTTAAGCTTAAACCCTGCCGGCCCAACCTTTCTCCTATTGAAACGACCTCCCCCGCTGTGGTATAATCGGATTGACATGGCGATGAAGCATGACGACGCTCGTCCCATTGTCGGCGAAGTCCAATCTGTAGGGATGGGGAGTGGCCCATGTCAGTATGGGAGAACCTCC includes the following:
- a CDS encoding tetratricopeptide repeat protein, whose product is MRSCWWDRQGSRRQAGSPLPGPLIALLAAAVLVLAAGCHALPLIPPPTASSTSSPLPTSTPSATASATWTPTPTATPSPTPTPTPLPAERLTRALQLLRYGRYEEAAELLRGLAEDPGAAPHRADALYHLGQAALHAGLPDEAAQAFSRLLEAYPTYAHADHARAWLAKALEDSGQYAEAIAQLQQYLAHHPESADKIYEWIGNLYSALADHPSAAEAYLQAAEHAPRLALEVQYREARARALQAAGNFAGAVQEYEHILSLSRLPDYRTKILYQAGSVWLAAGKTEKAIPFFRQAITQNQRNRYAYLALIELVNLEIEVNELQRGMIDYYAGAYWPAIAAFQRYLAGRPTTDADTAQYYLAASYAGVGKTAQADQTYRTLISKYPDSRWAGEAWLRRAELAAKNGDLDGALSLYARFARSFPKHSLAPQALFARAELLEQAGRLKEAAAAYVEMARAYPGHASSAEAWHRAALCAYRLGDYAGAAESWETLLGSAPQNAPAREAQFWAGKSLLILGRLEQAVPYLQTVAQGDPLDYYGQRALALLRAIGQEASPPARDPAAEPDIWQWLRAWNGQTISPEALAQELTGEPAFLRAQELWNIGMGEAANAEMDLIRQAYADKPAHLLQLALLFQDMGAHRQSILAAQRVIALSGQPLSAVPLALGRLAYPDYFQELVEEEARARSLDPLLLYAIIRQESLFDDQAQSWAAAHGLMQIIPDTGEWIALQLGWRPFSTGDLYRPYINIKFGAFYIQQQLESFGGDLLSALAGYNAGPGNARRWRQIAGDSDPDLFYALVDIAETRLYLERVMAHYAAYRLLYAP